The DNA sequence CTTGTGTGAAAGCACaagtgctgcttctgcaccacatacgtaacgcacacggactgcataagcactgcagacggattatgagAGACGTGTGAGACAGGTGTGAGACTAATATGTAGCAAAACTCACAAAAAATGTGAGAATttgtcatattaatatttgtatttgtaagttGAAATGTACACTCACAGCTTTTatgtgaaaagctgaatctttcattttgcacacacagacaatgaTCAAAACACCCGTGTTTTGAATTGGAAGTTGTAGATTATTAgttacaaatgtgtaaaatgacattcacacaaagaaaatgaCATACACCAATGTTTTTGACATTTACTTTTGCACTTTACTTCAGCTTCGCTGCACACGTCaagatttttagattttcaacCTCTCGAGTTTAGCTACTGATTTACTtccatactgtatatatgatgGGGTTCCACGTCCAGCTTGAGGTGAGAAAATGATCGCAAATTCATTATGACAGAGCACAAAGatattgtgattatttattgtgatCATCTCACTGGAGCCATTTCAGCTGGTTTGCTGTCAACACCGATGTTTGGCAGGTGAGAAGACTTAAGGTCTTTTTtcaactaaaactttttttttcccactaaaactttgattcacattgtttttttatgtaaacatagCAACAGATATGATCACAAAGCCAGCaggaaaaaaagaataacatGCAAATTTTAAGTCACAATGTAAGTTTATATAGCCAAAAGAGGCAATGTCAGCAAAGATTTCACtagcaaattaatattttttggttGCAAATGGCAAATGTGACCCTTTTAGGCACAGTCTGGAACTCTATAATATCTGGACATACAATTACATTCATAGACAACTGTAAATTTTGATTGTACAAGGTCATTaaggtttaataataaaattactggTAATAAGCATTCCAGTATTCAGTTACAGaatcaaaatgaaatttaaaatagaaataaaaaataagatactTAAAATAGACAGAGTTCATACCTAACACTTAATGTTATATTTGCCTACAAGactaaaaaaatcatcaaaatgacTGTCAAAACCGCAGAGATGACAAATGCCACTGCCAGAGCCTCAGTTAAATCTACAAGACAGAATAATTGCAAAAGTCTGTTATAAACGACATTATAGGCAATTTCTTATAGATATATCATTATGTCATAGAGTATATAACGTATTTAAACAAGAAAAACTTACCCCCTTTCTTATAGCAGACAGAGCTTGATAAATTGACCATGAGTGGTTTGTTTAAGGAGGAGTGGTTTAACCAGCAGGAGTATACTGTATCATTGAAGGTCTGTGGTGGCAGTATAAGGTATGATTGACTGAAGAATCCGTTGAATGATTTATTTGAGAACGAGCTGTTGAGAAAGTCTCCGTCTCTGATCCAAAACTGTTCAAGAGGATCATTGTAAAATTCAACAGAGCACAGAATCAAGGTTGATCCATCAGGCCTCTTCACACAGGACAGAGACAAGGCGGGACGCACTGAGAGGAAGGATTAATacacaaaatgcaatatttagcaTCCAGACCTACCTCTCTAATCTAAtctattatgattattaaaaaaatatttaccaataaCTTGAACTTTTTGAAATCCCAGATCCACTTCAGGTGGTTTTACAATCCTCCTCACAGTACAGGTGTATGTGCCGGTATCCTGAATTTGAAGATTTAAGAGCTCAAATGATATTTCCTTAGTCTCTGGAATCCATGTGAATTTGATGGGCTCTTTACAGTTTCGTTTTTTCCATGTATTCTCATGTAAGTAATACGAACACAGTGCATGATTTAATGTTTCCAGATCCACTGTCATGCTTTCTGTGTCATCCGTTCGGCTGTAGTTGCATCTTATTCTGGCAGACTCTCCATGATTGACAAATAAAGTTGTAGCGTGATTCACTACTGCATCGCCAAATGCTGcagaaaaacaaatacaacaacaacTTAAATATCTCATGCCAAGCTATAAATTGTCCAATTATTTAGAagatatatatgtaataataataaatgtattctttttttttttttttttttttttttactgaaagctGAAGTCAGAAGTATCCACCAACAACagattaaagaaaaacactgaggaaaaaaggaagatgaaaaatgtaaaaaattaaagtcACATAGCAACATCATTGTGCGTTAATGAAGACAGAATTTATGTTTTTGGTTGATCTATCCCTTTCGgtactttttaaagtaaaatgatatgaaTAACTACTATTTTATTATATCAACTAAAGCAAAAGATCCTTACAAATGGCaccatattcatatttataattgttttcaaaTATCAATATAAGAGACATACACTCACCATCATCTCTCTGTCCATGAAGGGCGTTGTGAGTTGCATCCGCCTCATGTGTTTTGTTTAATGTCTCATGCTGTGAAATGGGTTAAGGTGGTGATTTCCTCTTTAAGTAAAGCATTGTTTAGGTACAGTCGAcattaacatactgtatatgaatcCCATCAAattccattttgtatttattatacatcGTACAAAGAGGAAATTAATAGAAACATTCTAATAAATTACTCACCCATGCATACtttacactgaataaaaaaagttaacaatatAAATTCCCATTTAGACCAAATTAGAACATTTTTTGTTTCAAATCTGTCAGGCACCCTGTGCTAAAAGGACCAAAAGTTTGTAAATatataccgtacacacacacacacacacacacacacacacacacatatatatatatatatatatatatatatatatatatatatatatatatacagtacactttggtccttatatatttgtgtgtgtgtgtgtgtgtgtaactacgGCCATAAGTGatatagtgatttttttattgattttcaagcCCAAAGTTGAACATGAGGACCGAGATGTGAATAGATGTGAA is a window from the Carassius auratus strain Wakin unplaced genomic scaffold, ASM336829v1 scaf_tig00018201, whole genome shotgun sequence genome containing:
- the LOC113075994 gene encoding uncharacterized protein LOC113075994 (The sequence of the model RefSeq protein was modified relative to this genomic sequence to represent the inferred CDS: added 261 bases not found in genome assembly); this translates as MTVDLETLNHALCSYYLHENTWKKRNCKEPIKFTWIPETKEISFELLNLQIQDTGTYTCTVRRIVKPPEVDLGFQKVQVIVRPALSLSCVKRPDGSTLILCSVEFYNDPLEQFWIRDGDFLNSSFSNKSFNGFFSQSYLILPPQTFNDTVYSCWLNHSSLNKPLMVNLSSSVCYESGGVTVTVVFVMLTVVLTVLLITPVICKHYRRASQRSVSPAEVSFTPEPVFHDHLQSEILYSTLGNHHPVPCSPAIVPSFVQ